A window from Musa acuminata AAA Group cultivar baxijiao chromosome BXJ3-10, Cavendish_Baxijiao_AAA, whole genome shotgun sequence encodes these proteins:
- the LOC135650665 gene encoding zinc-finger homeodomain protein 2-like isoform X1, with amino-acid sequence MDFDDHDEGEEEMDLPVGSSYDTPMENSGRGGGGGGGAKMGGGGESAGTMAVGGSGHRKAYGVGGGRGRYRECLKNHAVGIGGHAVDGCGEFMAAGAEGSLDALRCAACGCHRNFHRKDPEEGGAGGGGASWGGGAMEISGYHSQFSPYYRTTAEFLHHHHYAAAAFAGQQHRAAPLALPSTSGGGAQSREEQEDMSNPTMGGGASGGGMAASGSGARKRFRTKFTQEQKDKMLAFAERLGWRIQKHDEAAVQQFCEETCIKRHVLKVWMHNNKNTLGLLAVCISISSSRSGVWISTEACDG; translated from the exons ATGGATTTCGACGACCATGatgagggggaggaggagatggaTTTGCCTGTGGGTTCTAGTTACGACACTCCCATGGAGAATTCaggtcgaggaggaggaggaggtggtggagcgaAGATGGGCGGAGGAGGGGAATCAGCGGGAACGATGGCGGTGGGGGGTTCAGGCCATCGTAAAGCATACGGTGTGGGAGGTGGAAGAGGGAGGTATAGGGAGTGCTTGAAGAACCACGCGGTGGGGATCGGGGGGCACGCGGTGGACGGTTGCGGAGAGTTCATGGCGGCCGGGGCGGAAGGGAGCCTCGACGCGCTCCGCTGCGCCGCCTGCGGCTGCCACCGCAACTTCCACCGGAAGGATCCCGAGGAAGGTGGCGCGGGGGGAGGAGGGGCCTCCTGGGGTGGTGGTGCAATGGAGATCTCAGGGTACCACTCCCAGTTCTCGCCCTACTACCGGACGACGGCCGagttcctccaccaccaccactatgCGGCGGCGGCATTCGCGGGGCAGCAGCACAGGGCAGCGCCTTTGGCTTTGCCGTCGACGTCGGGCGGAGGAGCGCAGAGCAGGGAGGAGCAGGAGGACATGTCGAACCCCACGATGGGCGGCGGTGCCAGCGGAGGAGGCATGGCGGCGTCGGGGTCGGGGGCGAGGAAGAGATTTCGGACCAAGTTTACGCAGGAGCAGAAGGACAAGATGCTGGCCTTCGCGGAGCGGCTGGGGTGGCGGATTCAGAAGCACGACGAGGCTGCGGTGCAGCAGTTCTGCGAGGAGACGTGCATCAAGCGGCACGTCCTCAAGGTGTGGATGCACAACAACAAGAACACCCTCG GACTCTTGGCTGTTTGCATCTCCATTTCTTCTTCTCGTTCTGGTGTTTGGATTTCAACGGAGGCTTGTGATGGTTGA
- the LOC135650665 gene encoding zinc-finger homeodomain protein 2-like isoform X2, translating to MDFDDHDEGEEEMDLPVGSSYDTPMENSGRGGGGGGGAKMGGGGESAGTMAVGGSGHRKAYGVGGGRGRYRECLKNHAVGIGGHAVDGCGEFMAAGAEGSLDALRCAACGCHRNFHRKDPEEGGAGGGGASWGGGAMEISGYHSQFSPYYRTTAEFLHHHHYAAAAFAGQQHRAAPLALPSTSGGGAQSREEQEDMSNPTMGGGASGGGMAASGSGARKRFRTKFTQEQKDKMLAFAERLGWRIQKHDEAAVQQFCEETCIKRHVLKVWMHNNKNTLGKKP from the coding sequence ATGGATTTCGACGACCATGatgagggggaggaggagatggaTTTGCCTGTGGGTTCTAGTTACGACACTCCCATGGAGAATTCaggtcgaggaggaggaggaggtggtggagcgaAGATGGGCGGAGGAGGGGAATCAGCGGGAACGATGGCGGTGGGGGGTTCAGGCCATCGTAAAGCATACGGTGTGGGAGGTGGAAGAGGGAGGTATAGGGAGTGCTTGAAGAACCACGCGGTGGGGATCGGGGGGCACGCGGTGGACGGTTGCGGAGAGTTCATGGCGGCCGGGGCGGAAGGGAGCCTCGACGCGCTCCGCTGCGCCGCCTGCGGCTGCCACCGCAACTTCCACCGGAAGGATCCCGAGGAAGGTGGCGCGGGGGGAGGAGGGGCCTCCTGGGGTGGTGGTGCAATGGAGATCTCAGGGTACCACTCCCAGTTCTCGCCCTACTACCGGACGACGGCCGagttcctccaccaccaccactatgCGGCGGCGGCATTCGCGGGGCAGCAGCACAGGGCAGCGCCTTTGGCTTTGCCGTCGACGTCGGGCGGAGGAGCGCAGAGCAGGGAGGAGCAGGAGGACATGTCGAACCCCACGATGGGCGGCGGTGCCAGCGGAGGAGGCATGGCGGCGTCGGGGTCGGGGGCGAGGAAGAGATTTCGGACCAAGTTTACGCAGGAGCAGAAGGACAAGATGCTGGCCTTCGCGGAGCGGCTGGGGTGGCGGATTCAGAAGCACGACGAGGCTGCGGTGCAGCAGTTCTGCGAGGAGACGTGCATCAAGCGGCACGTCCTCAAGGTGTGGATGCACAACAACAAGAACACCCTCGGTAAGAAACCCTaa